Proteins found in one candidate division KSB1 bacterium genomic segment:
- the xylB gene encoding xylulokinase, with the protein MANLFAGIDSSTQSTKLVVIDLDEKRVVFVDSVNYDRDLPKYNTKNGVIQTDQLGVSESDPNMWIEALEILFERLAASPVPQSEIKAISVSGQQHGLVTLDAQGNLTRKTSKLWNDFSTQEECDLLTQAVGGVDKMIEEVGNSQRTGYTAAKIYHMVRHEPEAFERTTTCFLVHNFINWYLTGGKEGGVRVMEPGDTSGMALWNPKTGKWSEKVINAISPKLEEKLPPLKPADQSIGKIGKNLVQRFGFSPECKIDAGCGDNMYGAVGTGNVKPGIVTVSLGTSGTAYTYLEEPYVDPSGEIAAFCDSTGHYLPLLCVSNLANGYNEVLSLFNLSHKEFVEVVNQVPVGNRGRLLLPWYIGERTPDVPNAAPIYIGFALGDFTREALCRAVLEGHILNLYDGFRKMPVKASEIRLTGGLSQSAAWRQTIADVFEAEVVPVEGEGAALGAALHAAWVWKKEAGEKVSLQEVVEPFVVLLEDQRCKPDPKAVAVYRRMKQVFGDFSLRVRGFRTQSDPFALRMQLTV; encoded by the coding sequence ATGGCGAACTTGTTTGCAGGTATTGATTCTTCGACACAGAGCACCAAGTTGGTGGTGATCGATCTCGATGAGAAGCGCGTGGTGTTTGTCGATTCGGTCAACTATGACCGCGACCTGCCCAAATATAACACCAAGAACGGCGTCATCCAAACGGATCAGCTCGGCGTCTCCGAATCCGATCCAAACATGTGGATCGAAGCGTTGGAGATTTTGTTCGAGCGTCTGGCCGCCTCGCCGGTGCCGCAGTCGGAAATCAAGGCGATCTCGGTTTCCGGCCAGCAGCACGGCCTGGTCACTCTGGATGCGCAGGGCAATTTGACGCGCAAGACCAGCAAGCTGTGGAACGATTTTTCGACGCAGGAAGAGTGCGACTTGCTGACGCAGGCGGTCGGCGGCGTCGACAAGATGATCGAGGAGGTCGGCAACAGTCAGCGTACCGGCTATACGGCGGCCAAGATCTATCACATGGTTCGCCACGAGCCGGAGGCTTTCGAACGTACGACGACCTGCTTTTTAGTGCATAATTTCATCAACTGGTATCTTACCGGCGGCAAAGAGGGCGGCGTGAGGGTGATGGAGCCCGGCGACACCTCCGGTATGGCGCTGTGGAATCCCAAGACCGGCAAATGGTCGGAAAAGGTGATCAATGCGATCTCGCCCAAGCTGGAGGAAAAGCTGCCGCCGCTGAAACCGGCGGATCAAAGCATCGGTAAAATCGGCAAAAATTTAGTGCAGCGGTTCGGCTTTTCGCCGGAGTGCAAGATCGATGCGGGGTGCGGCGACAATATGTACGGCGCCGTAGGCACCGGCAATGTCAAGCCGGGTATCGTGACCGTCAGCCTGGGCACCAGCGGCACCGCCTATACCTACCTCGAGGAACCGTACGTCGATCCCAGCGGCGAGATCGCGGCGTTTTGCGATTCCACCGGCCATTATCTGCCGCTGCTCTGCGTTTCCAATTTGGCGAACGGCTACAACGAGGTGCTGTCGCTGTTCAATTTGTCGCACAAAGAGTTCGTCGAGGTAGTCAATCAGGTTCCGGTCGGCAATCGCGGTCGTCTGCTGCTTCCCTGGTACATCGGCGAGCGGACGCCGGATGTGCCGAATGCCGCCCCCATCTATATCGGTTTCGCATTGGGTGACTTTACCCGCGAGGCGCTGTGCCGTGCGGTGCTTGAGGGGCATATCCTCAACCTTTATGACGGTTTCCGCAAGATGCCGGTCAAGGCCTCGGAAATTCGTTTGACCGGCGGGTTGTCGCAGTCGGCAGCCTGGCGGCAGACGATCGCAGACGTTTTCGAAGCGGAAGTGGTGCCGGTGGAGGGCGAAGGCGCGGCGCTGGGTGCGGCGCTGCACGCCGCCTGGGTGTGGAAAAAGGAGGCGGGAGAAAAAGTCAGTCTTCAAGAAGTGGTCGAACCGTTTGTGGTTCTCTTGGAAGACCAGCGCTGCAAACCGGATCCGAAGGCGGTTGCGGTCTATCGCCGCATGAAGCAGGTGTTCGGCGATTTCAGCCTGCGCGTTCGGGGATTCCGGACTCAGAGCGATCCGTTTGCTTTGCGCATGCAGTTGACGGTATAG
- a CDS encoding efflux RND transporter permease subunit, whose translation MKSITRFSVRYPVTVLMFILAVFLLGYISFSRLSVELFPDLNNPRLFVEIKAGERPPEEIEKQFVRSIESLAIRQKKVVQVSSISRVGSALITVEYAWETDMDEAFLDLQKALASFSQNSSIDEINITQLDPNADPVVTLALWHPQITDMDELRRTAENYLRNELVRLEGIADVELLGEEEKEVVIETDGYLLKAYGLTPSQVANRISQYNRNISGGSITEMGRRYVIKGVSEFTSLEDIGNIILTYTQPQDMSGQPIPGQWTPVFLRDAATIKLQNKDPENIVHVNGRRCIALAIYKETRFNTVKAVDVVLKELDQLRRALPGYELVVIQNQGEFVTAAINEVKQAALFGVLLATAVLYLFLRRIGATLVIALAIPISIIATFNLMYFNGLTLNIMTLGGLALGAGMLVDNAIVVVENIMRRMERGESAADASIEGAAQVGGAVTAATLTTIVVFLPIVYLHGIAGELFKDQALTVAFSLVSSLLVAMLVIPMLTSRMPGMALGVQKTMQFTFYRDALQNIISRPWRYILLGAAITVAALMLLPVVGSEFFPKTESNEISIDVKLPEGTDLMRTEAAVRNLEQIIQELAGESVETIYSVVGPSSRVTSAESFRDENTATLTLTLKKQRPFTSAQIMQKLDAAFAEVPDIEFQFSERQTALQTFLSSDEAPIMVQVRGDDLETLRGLCEQLRGELATIDGLFNVRTGFDEDREEVNVKLDRVRAGLLGVSIDQVVSGLQNHLSGTQAAEWENNGELQDITLRLERVSLHEIPAIELAASSQRIRIDDIADVTIERVPKEIRRINQSRVGLVTAQVIGRRPFDQIVRDIEKAAAKLDLPPEYRVQIGGEEQRRRESFHNLRFALLLSVLLVYMVMASQFESLVHPFTILLTIPLALSGTVFAFLLFGKPLNIMAFIGIILLGGIAVNNSIILVDTINQLKQAGMPVREAIVEAGQRRIRPILMTSLTTILGLLPLSFGVGQGAALRQPLAVAVIGGLLTSTLLTLIVIPCVYLKLDRFSRK comes from the coding sequence ATGAAATCGATTACCCGCTTTTCCGTGCGCTATCCCGTAACCGTATTGATGTTCATTCTTGCGGTTTTTCTGCTGGGCTACATATCTTTTTCGCGGTTGTCGGTAGAATTGTTTCCGGACCTGAACAACCCTCGTCTGTTTGTCGAAATTAAAGCAGGCGAGAGGCCCCCGGAAGAGATCGAGAAGCAGTTTGTGCGCAGCATCGAGTCGCTGGCCATTCGGCAGAAAAAAGTCGTGCAGGTTTCTTCCATCTCGCGCGTCGGCTCGGCGCTGATTACGGTCGAGTACGCTTGGGAAACCGATATGGATGAGGCTTTTCTCGATCTGCAAAAAGCGCTGGCCTCTTTTTCCCAAAACAGCAGCATCGACGAAATCAACATTACTCAACTCGATCCCAACGCCGATCCTGTGGTGACGTTGGCCTTGTGGCATCCGCAAATAACCGACATGGACGAACTGCGGCGAACGGCCGAGAACTATTTGCGCAATGAACTGGTACGGCTCGAAGGCATCGCCGACGTCGAGCTGCTCGGCGAAGAAGAGAAAGAAGTGGTTATCGAGACCGACGGTTATTTGTTAAAGGCTTATGGTCTGACGCCCTCGCAGGTGGCCAACCGCATTTCTCAATACAACCGCAACATTTCGGGCGGATCGATCACCGAGATGGGGCGGCGCTATGTCATCAAAGGGGTGTCGGAATTCACCTCGCTGGAGGACATCGGCAACATTATTCTCACCTATACGCAGCCGCAGGACATGTCCGGTCAGCCGATTCCCGGGCAGTGGACGCCGGTCTTTTTGCGCGACGCGGCCACAATCAAGCTGCAGAATAAGGATCCGGAAAACATTGTCCACGTCAACGGCAGGCGCTGCATTGCTTTGGCGATTTACAAAGAGACGCGCTTTAATACGGTCAAGGCGGTTGACGTGGTGTTGAAGGAGCTCGATCAGCTGCGACGCGCATTACCGGGATACGAACTGGTCGTCATTCAGAATCAAGGCGAATTCGTTACCGCTGCGATCAATGAGGTCAAGCAGGCCGCTCTGTTCGGCGTGCTGCTGGCGACCGCAGTGCTCTATCTCTTTTTGCGCCGCATCGGTGCCACGCTGGTCATCGCGCTGGCGATTCCCATTTCGATTATCGCCACGTTCAATTTGATGTATTTCAACGGTCTGACACTCAACATCATGACGCTCGGCGGGTTGGCGCTCGGCGCCGGCATGCTGGTCGATAACGCCATCGTTGTGGTCGAGAACATCATGCGTCGAATGGAGAGGGGCGAATCCGCAGCCGATGCCTCGATCGAAGGGGCGGCGCAGGTCGGCGGCGCGGTTACGGCCGCCACATTGACGACGATCGTCGTCTTTTTGCCGATCGTCTATCTGCACGGCATTGCCGGTGAATTGTTCAAGGATCAGGCGTTGACCGTTGCCTTTTCGCTGGTCTCCTCTCTGCTCGTGGCCATGTTGGTCATTCCCATGCTGACCAGTCGAATGCCGGGCATGGCGCTCGGGGTTCAAAAGACGATGCAGTTCACCTTTTACCGCGATGCGCTACAGAACATTATCAGCCGACCGTGGCGGTACATTTTGCTGGGTGCGGCAATTACCGTTGCGGCGCTGATGCTTCTGCCGGTGGTGGGCAGCGAGTTCTTTCCCAAAACAGAGTCGAATGAGATCTCTATCGACGTCAAACTGCCCGAGGGAACCGACCTTATGCGCACGGAGGCGGCGGTGCGCAACCTCGAACAGATCATTCAAGAGTTGGCGGGCGAGTCGGTCGAAACGATCTACTCGGTCGTCGGGCCCTCGAGTCGAGTCACCAGCGCCGAGTCCTTCCGCGACGAGAATACAGCCACTCTCACGCTAACCTTGAAAAAGCAGCGGCCGTTCACTTCGGCTCAGATTATGCAAAAGCTGGATGCCGCTTTTGCCGAAGTGCCGGACATCGAGTTTCAATTCAGCGAGCGGCAGACGGCGCTGCAGACCTTTTTGAGCAGCGACGAAGCGCCGATTATGGTGCAGGTGCGCGGCGATGACCTCGAGACGCTGCGCGGCCTATGCGAACAGCTTCGCGGCGAATTGGCGACCATCGACGGTCTCTTTAATGTGCGCACCGGTTTTGACGAGGATCGCGAAGAGGTGAACGTCAAGCTGGATCGTGTTCGTGCAGGGCTGTTGGGCGTGAGCATCGATCAGGTCGTGTCGGGGCTGCAGAATCACCTCAGCGGCACCCAAGCCGCCGAATGGGAAAACAACGGCGAGCTGCAGGACATAACGCTGCGCCTGGAGCGAGTCTCGCTGCACGAAATTCCGGCCATCGAATTGGCGGCGAGCTCGCAGCGCATCCGCATCGACGACATTGCCGATGTGACCATCGAACGCGTGCCCAAGGAAATCCGGCGGATCAATCAGTCGCGCGTGGGCTTGGTGACTGCGCAGGTCATCGGCAGGCGGCCGTTCGATCAGATTGTGCGGGATATCGAAAAGGCGGCGGCCAAGCTCGACCTGCCGCCCGAGTATCGCGTTCAGATCGGCGGCGAGGAACAGCGTCGGCGCGAATCTTTTCACAATCTCCGTTTTGCCTTGCTCCTCTCCGTTCTGCTCGTTTATATGGTAATGGCTTCGCAGTTCGAGTCCCTGGTGCACCCGTTTACCATTTTGTTGACGATTCCGTTGGCGCTCAGCGGGACGGTCTTTGCGTTCCTTTTGTTCGGTAAGCCTCTGAACATTATGGCGTTCATCGGCATTATCCTCTTGGGCGGTATTGCCGTCAACAACTCGATTATTCTCGTCGACACGATCAATCAGCTCAAGCAGGCAGGAATGCCGGTCCGCGAAGCGATCGTCGAGGCCGGTCAGCGGCGAATCCGGCCGATCCTGATGACCAGTCTGACGACCATTTTGGGTCTTCTGCCGCTCAGCTTCGGGGTGGGCCAGGGCGCGGCGCTGCGGCAGCCCTTGGCAGTTGCCGTCATCGGCGGTCTGTTGACGTCGACGCTGCTGACGCTGATTGTGATTCCATGCGTGTATCTAAAGCTCGACAGATTTTCCCGCAAGTAA
- a CDS encoding beta-galactosidase, whose protein sequence is MKLQKIIGSLVIFVVLSAAVQAQPPKLETVLYGASYYHEYMPYDRLEQDVKLMQEAGINFVRLGESTWSLWEPREGEFEFAWMDRVIDRLHQAGIKVLLGTPTYSIPPWLYRKHPEIHRRTRINDDPAPYGMRQQADLSHPTYRWYCERVIRQIVNHYRNHPAVIGYQIDNETGNGFAARENYLSFIDELKKRYKSVDVINRIWGFNYWGQSINDWDELAPVDGMVNPGYKLEWERFQQKITTDFLAWQAQIVRELKRPDQFITHNFVGGFRTNINQYEIARCLDIAAVNPYTPVQDDLTGEEICFSGDLNRSFKRQNYLVTETNAQTIGWDSKYQRPPYDGQLRLNAYFHFASGANSVAYWHWHSLHYGQETYWKGVLSHDLQPNRIYREASRIAQELKKIGPEIVDLKKKNRVALLADVDSYHGIRFMPFDDRVDYLRVLHQLYHAAYALNVELDFVFPQTASFADYDVLLVPALYVASDDLLKRIADFVKNGGRALITFKSGFCNEYSTVRWELAPGPLRPVIGAYYQEFSNLAAPLALKGDPFQAGEGNRVSVWAEFLIPETAKPLAFYDHPFFGQWPAIVENQYGKGKTIYEGTFLSDELQIRVMKKLFADAGILGEEQKLPAKVKVRSGVNRKGRTIRYCLNISGEPQAFVYPFADGRDLLSGRAVKQGESVTLAPWDLLIVESTK, encoded by the coding sequence ATGAAGCTGCAGAAAATTATTGGAAGCCTGGTCATCTTTGTTGTTTTAAGCGCAGCCGTTCAAGCGCAGCCTCCCAAGCTTGAAACAGTCCTTTACGGCGCTTCCTACTATCACGAGTACATGCCTTATGATCGATTGGAGCAGGACGTCAAATTGATGCAGGAAGCGGGCATCAATTTCGTCCGTCTGGGCGAGTCGACCTGGAGCCTCTGGGAGCCGCGCGAGGGTGAATTCGAGTTTGCCTGGATGGATCGGGTGATCGATCGGCTGCATCAGGCCGGCATCAAAGTGCTTCTCGGCACGCCGACCTATTCGATTCCTCCCTGGCTTTACCGCAAGCACCCGGAGATTCATCGGCGCACGCGCATCAACGACGATCCGGCGCCTTACGGCATGCGGCAGCAGGCCGACCTCAGCCATCCGACTTACCGCTGGTACTGCGAACGGGTCATCCGCCAGATCGTCAACCATTACCGCAACCACCCGGCGGTCATCGGCTACCAGATCGACAACGAAACCGGCAACGGCTTTGCCGCGCGCGAAAATTATCTTAGCTTTATCGACGAGCTGAAAAAGAGGTACAAGAGCGTCGACGTGATAAACCGCATATGGGGATTCAATTACTGGGGGCAGTCGATTAACGATTGGGATGAGCTGGCGCCGGTCGACGGCATGGTCAATCCCGGCTACAAGCTGGAATGGGAGCGGTTCCAGCAGAAAATCACCACCGACTTTCTCGCCTGGCAGGCGCAGATTGTGCGCGAGCTGAAACGGCCCGATCAGTTCATCACCCACAACTTTGTCGGCGGTTTCCGCACCAACATCAACCAGTACGAAATCGCCCGTTGTCTCGATATTGCCGCCGTCAACCCCTATACGCCGGTGCAGGACGATTTAACCGGCGAAGAGATCTGTTTTTCCGGCGATCTCAACCGCTCGTTCAAACGGCAAAACTATTTGGTGACCGAAACCAATGCCCAGACCATCGGGTGGGACTCCAAATATCAGCGGCCGCCGTACGACGGCCAGCTGCGGCTCAACGCCTATTTCCATTTTGCAAGCGGCGCGAATTCGGTCGCCTATTGGCACTGGCACTCGCTGCATTACGGTCAGGAGACCTACTGGAAAGGTGTGTTGTCGCATGACCTGCAGCCGAATCGCATTTACCGCGAGGCGAGCCGGATCGCGCAGGAGCTGAAAAAAATCGGGCCGGAAATCGTCGATCTCAAAAAGAAGAACCGCGTCGCCCTGCTTGCCGACGTCGATTCCTATCACGGCATTCGCTTCATGCCGTTCGATGACCGCGTCGATTACTTGCGCGTGCTGCATCAACTTTATCATGCGGCGTATGCCCTCAATGTGGAGCTCGACTTTGTCTTTCCGCAGACCGCTTCGTTTGCCGATTACGATGTGCTGCTCGTTCCGGCGCTCTATGTCGCTTCGGACGACCTGCTTAAACGAATCGCCGATTTCGTCAAGAACGGCGGCCGTGCGTTAATTACTTTCAAGAGCGGCTTTTGCAACGAATACTCGACCGTGCGTTGGGAGCTTGCCCCCGGCCCGCTGCGGCCGGTGATCGGCGCTTACTATCAGGAATTTTCCAACCTCGCCGCTCCCTTGGCGCTCAAAGGCGATCCATTTCAGGCGGGTGAAGGTAATCGCGTCTCGGTGTGGGCCGAATTCCTTATCCCCGAGACCGCAAAGCCTTTGGCTTTTTACGACCATCCCTTTTTCGGGCAATGGCCGGCTATTGTCGAGAACCAATACGGCAAAGGCAAAACGATTTATGAAGGCACTTTTCTTTCGGATGAACTGCAGATAAGGGTGATGAAAAAGCTGTTCGCCGATGCCGGCATTCTGGGAGAAGAACAGAAGCTGCCGGCCAAGGTGAAGGTGCGCAGCGGTGTCAACCGCAAAGGGCGGACGATCCGTTACTGCTTGAACATCTCCGGCGAGCCGCAGGCCTTTGTCTATCCCTTTGCGGACGGCAGAGACCTGCTCAGCGGTCGAGCCGTCAAGCAGGGCGAAAGCGTAACTTTGGCGCCGTGGGATCTCTTGATCGTCGAATCAACAAAATGA
- a CDS encoding sugar phosphate isomerase/epimerase produces MKMSRRTFHKTVLAGTAAAVVPLPAQKPGAVRLGGPVFGAPEDPVAWAEEHVGMGYSAAYCPVKLSDPPELKRAFVKAAEDAGLVIAEVGAWSNPLSRNEEERRQALQKNIEALALADEIGAVCAVNIAGSFGEDWAGIHVGNTSREFFDACVETTRKIIDAVKPKRAFYTLETMPYTIPDSPEVYLELIKAIDRRQFACHFDPVNLINSPRRFYTNADFLRECVAMLGPYIKSCHAKDVVLQNKALVHLDEVRPGLGGLDYKVLLKELAALPKPVPLMIEHLSTPEEYRQAAEYIRGVGREVGVKFV; encoded by the coding sequence ATGAAAATGTCACGCCGAACTTTTCATAAAACCGTTCTTGCGGGCACGGCGGCGGCGGTCGTGCCGCTGCCGGCACAAAAGCCGGGGGCCGTCCGCCTCGGCGGGCCGGTTTTCGGCGCGCCGGAAGATCCCGTCGCTTGGGCAGAAGAACACGTCGGCATGGGGTACAGTGCGGCTTATTGTCCGGTCAAATTGAGTGATCCGCCGGAACTAAAGAGAGCGTTCGTCAAGGCGGCGGAGGACGCCGGTTTGGTGATTGCCGAAGTCGGCGCCTGGAGCAATCCCCTGAGCCGTAACGAGGAGGAGCGCCGGCAGGCCCTGCAGAAAAACATCGAGGCGCTGGCTTTGGCCGATGAAATCGGCGCGGTCTGCGCCGTCAACATTGCCGGCTCATTCGGCGAGGACTGGGCAGGCATACACGTCGGCAATACCAGCAGAGAGTTTTTCGATGCCTGCGTCGAAACGACGCGCAAAATCATTGACGCGGTCAAGCCGAAAAGGGCTTTTTACACATTGGAGACGATGCCCTATACCATTCCGGATTCACCGGAAGTCTACCTGGAGCTCATTAAGGCGATCGATCGCAGACAATTCGCCTGCCATTTTGATCCCGTCAACTTGATCAACTCGCCGAGACGATTCTACACCAATGCCGATTTTCTACGCGAATGCGTCGCCATGTTGGGTCCTTATATCAAAAGTTGCCACGCCAAAGATGTGGTGCTGCAGAACAAGGCGTTGGTGCATCTGGATGAAGTGCGCCCCGGCCTGGGCGGTCTTGACTACAAAGTGCTGCTGAAGGAATTGGCGGCGCTGCCCAAACCCGTACCGTTGATGATTGAGCATCTTTCCACACCGGAAGAGTATCGCCAGGCTGCGGAATATATTCGCGGCGTCGGCAGAGAGGTCGGCGTAAAATTTGTTTAA
- a CDS encoding glycosyl hydrolase family 28 protein — protein sequence MNRIRPTVLLLALWNAVAAENQFYPSLAERPTSTIYRVFVDGRECYVEPFRTAMKLEELPDWFVSEPYTGVQQEVHIVSFCCSGPAAVKLVIDRPVKNVRIRPKSRNIAARVQGKEIDFRLAGPEKLYIETDDLPPLLFFADPPEEETPSAHDPKVRYFGPGVHEAGMMTLHDGETLYLAPGALVYGGVRAEGARNIRILGRGTLDGGYHYRSMVLFTDCRDVSVEGVTIRNGVGWTNTLVNCEEVVYRDVKIISFGPSGDGINPVNSRRVTIQRCFFRCTDDCIAVKTPDYDKPSSDIRVLDNTMIGFAFSDGVTIGFETNAPIRNVTVRNCDILQARGGSMVNGHSAFSIICDGPALIEDVLFEDLRVSADVLKAFELHITDGKAYGDDPPGNIRNVRLRRIAWEAPRPIILRGLDETHCVRHVTFEDCTIADEPLTVPRPDVFQIFPYADSIKFVQSTESR from the coding sequence ATGAACCGTATTCGACCGACGGTTTTGCTGTTGGCCTTATGGAACGCCGTCGCGGCGGAAAACCAATTTTATCCCTCTTTGGCGGAACGTCCGACGAGCACGATTTACCGCGTTTTTGTCGACGGTCGGGAATGCTATGTCGAGCCATTCCGCACGGCGATGAAGCTCGAAGAGCTGCCCGACTGGTTCGTCTCCGAGCCCTACACCGGGGTGCAGCAGGAGGTGCACATCGTCTCTTTTTGCTGCAGCGGTCCCGCTGCGGTCAAGCTGGTCATCGATCGGCCTGTGAAAAACGTTCGGATTCGCCCCAAAAGCCGAAATATCGCGGCCCGTGTTCAGGGGAAAGAGATCGATTTTCGGCTGGCAGGCCCGGAAAAGCTCTACATCGAAACCGACGACCTGCCGCCGCTGCTCTTTTTTGCCGATCCGCCGGAAGAAGAAACGCCTTCGGCCCACGATCCCAAGGTCCGCTATTTCGGGCCGGGCGTCCATGAGGCGGGAATGATGACCCTGCATGACGGGGAAACGCTCTATCTGGCGCCGGGCGCTCTGGTGTACGGCGGCGTGCGCGCGGAAGGAGCGCGGAACATTCGCATCCTCGGCCGCGGCACGCTGGACGGCGGTTATCACTACCGCAGTATGGTTCTCTTTACCGACTGCCGCGACGTGAGCGTCGAGGGCGTCACCATCCGCAACGGCGTCGGCTGGACCAACACGCTGGTTAACTGTGAAGAAGTGGTTTATCGCGATGTCAAGATCATCAGCTTCGGACCGAGCGGTGACGGCATAAACCCGGTCAACAGCCGGCGCGTGACCATCCAACGCTGCTTTTTCCGCTGTACCGACGACTGCATCGCCGTCAAGACGCCGGATTATGACAAACCTTCTTCGGATATCCGCGTGCTCGACAATACGATGATCGGCTTTGCCTTCAGCGACGGCGTCACCATCGGCTTCGAGACCAACGCTCCCATCCGCAATGTGACGGTGCGCAACTGCGACATTCTGCAGGCGCGCGGCGGCAGCATGGTCAACGGTCACTCGGCTTTCAGCATCATCTGCGATGGTCCGGCGCTGATCGAGGATGTGCTGTTCGAGGACCTTCGCGTCTCTGCAGACGTCCTCAAGGCGTTCGAGCTGCACATTACCGACGGCAAAGCCTACGGTGACGATCCGCCGGGCAACATCCGCAACGTCCGGCTCAGACGAATTGCCTGGGAAGCGCCGCGGCCCATCATCCTGCGCGGTTTGGACGAAACACATTGCGTACGGCACGTTACGTTCGAGGATTGCACGATAGCCGATGAGCCGCTGACTGTGCCGCGGCCGGACGTCTTTCAGATCTTTCCCTATGCGGATTCGATCAAATTTGTGCAGTCGACTGAATCGCGATGA